One segment of Solanum stenotomum isolate F172 chromosome 1, ASM1918654v1, whole genome shotgun sequence DNA contains the following:
- the LOC125841337 gene encoding IRK-interacting protein-like produces the protein MVGAITNFEENDDEYNGVISRQEVQAAIAKAVELRAIHASLLQGINNNNNINNSPANFIKFPPHSSSSSSPAANLFSAQDYPIFTPSYEDAPLPGSKQLHLDDRDYTDLWDDYGLGGVANCDEVSLSNYRKANSSLRKGVSSNLINSESHNCPTDDQRSVTGSYTGHITLLRNSPGGGYSNSRRSSLGDLRSLSSYNRSCKPAMVSTETDGASKSGKSSNVIVPLTNSHSLNQLQPKSKGMNLSWLFPKLKKKNKNENSPYRREAEEVSQICKDHIGVVSVETLRKELVEANESREAALMEVAEMKSSLGGLKQKMEYLETYCEELKKALRQAIQTKESQVSNMLIDLPRRGKSTDGDGENTIPVSEEVMVEGFLQIVSESRLSVKQFCKTLIAQVEETDNSLTDNLNLLLQPYKLSLNSKHSKAILYHIEAIINQSLFQDFENVVFQKNGAPKQLDPQQDCHDQFSSFVSLRNLSWNEVLRKGTKYYSEDFSKFCDQKMCCIITSLNWRRPWPEQLLQAFFVASKCIWLLHLLAFSFDPPLGILRVEENTTFDKNYMEDIFGDRQKSQGTSKVKIMVVPGFYVRDRVHRCKVICRYKSAA, from the exons ATGGTGGGTGCAATcacaaattttgaagaaaatgatgatGAATATAATGGAGTAATTAGTAGACAAGAAGTTCAAGCTGCCATTGCTAAAGCTGTAGAGCTTAGAGCTATTCATGCTTCTTTATTACAGggtattaataataataataatattaataatagcCCTGctaatttcatcaagtttcctcctcattcttcttcttcttcttcccctgcTGCTAATCTCTTCTCTGCTCAAGATTATCCTATTTTTACACCA AGTTATGAAGATGCTCCATTACCTGGATCCAAACAACTACACCTCGACGATCGAGACTACACTGACCTTTGGGATGATTATGGCCTTGGTGGAGTAGCAAATTGTGATGAAGTCAGTCTATCGAATTACAGAAAGGCGAATTCCTCCTTAAGGAAAGGAGTTTCATCCAATTTGATCAATTCTGAGTCTCATAACTGTCCAACTGATGATCAGAGATCGGTCACCGGCTCTTATACTGGTCATATCACTCTGCTTAGAAACTCTCCTGGTGGTGGTTACTCTAACTCTAGAAGAAGTTCTTTGGGTGACTTGAGATCGCTTTCGTCTTACAATAGATCATGTAAACCTGCTATGGTAAGTACTGAGACAGATGGTGCTAGCAAAAGTGGGAAAAGCTCTAATGTAATCGTGCCATTGACAAATTCGCACTCTTTAAATCAATTGCAGCCAAAGAGTAAAGGAATGAACTTGTCGTGGTTGTTCCCTAAgctaaagaagaaaaacaagaatgAAAATTCACCATATCGGAGAGAGGCCGAGGAGGTTTCTCAGATTTGTAAGGATCACATCGGGGTGGTTTCTGTTGAAACGTTGAGGAAAGAACTCGTGGAAGCAAATGAGAGCAGAGAGGCAGCCTTGATGGAAGTCGCGGAAATGAAGTCTTCTTTAGGAGGGCTAAAGCAAAAAATGGAGTACTTAGAAACTTATTGTGAGGAGCTCAAGAAAGCCTTGAGACAAGCAATTCAAACAAAAGAATCCCAAGTATCCAATATGCTTATAGATCTTCCGAGAAGGGGGAAATCAACGGATGGGGATGGAGAAAACACGATTCCTGTTAGTGAAGAGGTAATGGTTGAAGGATTCTTGCAGATAGTATCGGAATCAAGACTATCCGTTAAGCAATTCTGCAAGACTCTTATTGCACAAGTTGAAGAGACAGATAATTCCTTAACCGATAACTTAAACCTTCTACTTCAACCTTACAAGCTTTCCCTTAACTCGAAACACTCAAAGGCGATCCTATACCATATTGAAGCCATCATAAACCAGTCACTCTTCCAAGATTTCGAGAACGTTGTGTTCCAAAAGAACGGTGCTCCAAAACAATTGGACCCTCAACAAGATTGCCACGATCAATTCTCATCGTTTGTCTCGTTGAGGAACCTAAGCTGGAATGAAGTGTTACGAAAGGGGACTAAGTACTATAGTGAAGATTTCAGTAAATTTTGTGATCAGAAAATGTGTTGCATCATCACATCACTTAATTGGAGAAGGCCATGGCCAGAACAACTCCTACAAGCATTCTTTGTGGCTTCTAAGTGCATTTGGTTGTTGCATTTACTCGCGTTTTCGTTCGATCCTCCACTTGGGATTCTGAGAGTTGAAGAGAATACAACATTTGATAAGAATTACATGGAGGACATTTTTGGAGATAGGCAAAAATCACAAGGTACAAGTAAGGTTAAGATTATGGTAGTGCCTGGTTTCTATGTACGTGATAGAGTACATAGGTGTAAGGTAATTTGCAGGTACAAATCTGCAGCTTAA